GATGAGGGCACCGAGCATCACCGACACCGCGCCCTGGGCGAAGTCCCAACCCCAGCCCGGGTGGCGATCCATGCTCGCGGTGATGACGCGGAAGAAGCCGCTGGCGAAGAAATACGCGGCGAGCAGCAACGTGAGCGACACCAGCCCCGCGTCCGGCTGGGTGAGGAGGAACCCCCCCACGAGGAACGACAGCAGGCCCCCGAGGACGAACAAGAGGAAGGGACCGGTGTCGCGGTTGCGCAGGCCGTGGACGATCTCCAACACCCCCGCCACCATCAGCACCGCGCCATAGAAGAAGACGGACAGCAGGCTGGTGAGGGTGACACTGCCCAGCGCCAGCATGCCGAGCAGGATGACGAGCATCCCCATCACGAAGGGGCCCGTCCACAACGCGCTCGGACTCCAGGGGTGGCGGCGGGGAGACGTCTCGGGGGAGGAGTCGGGGGTGGCCATGGGGGGCGCTCTCCGGAAGGCAGGTGGGGCTGTGCCTCGAACCTGGGAGTCGGTCCACAGGCCGACAAGGGACACCCGAGGGCACCCAGGAGGCGGATGGCTCCTCGGCCCGGATGACGAGCGGGCATGTGCCGCCGGGAAGAGAGCGCGGGGCCTCGGAAGACGCGGCTCCCGAGGCCCCCGTTCCCCTTCAGGTCACGCCTGCGCCGCCAGCACGGAGTCCTGGAGCGCATCGGGGACGGGCTCGTAGGCGGACAGGCGCAGGCTGGCCGAGGCGCGACCCTGCGTGCGGCCCCGGAGGCTCGTCACATAGCCGAAGAGGTTCGCCATGGGCACCCGCGCGGAGACGCTCCGCGTGGTCCCATGGCCCTCCATCCCCACCACCCGTCCGCGCCGGGAGGACACGTCCCCGAGCACGTCACCGAGGAACTCCTCGGGCGTGGTGACCTCCACGTCCATCACGGGCTCGAGCAACTGCACGCCCGCGTGGCGCGCGGCCTCCTGGAAGGCGAGCGAGCCGGCCATCATGAAGGCCTGCGGGGTGGAGTCACGCACGTGCGTGCTCCCATCGAGCAGCCGCACCTCCACGTCCACCACCGGGTGGCCCGAGAGCACCCCGCGCCGCATGGCCCCCTCCACTCCCTTCTCGATGGCGGGGATGAACTCCCTGGGGATGACGCCACCGTGCGTGTCGTCCACGAAGACGAGCCCCGCGCCGCGAGGCGCCGGACCGACCTCGAGCACCACATGGGCGTACTGGCCGGGGCCACCGCTCTGCCGGACATGACGGTACTCCTGACGCACACGGCGGCGCAGCGTCTCGCGCCAGGCCACCTTGGGTTGTCCCACTCGGGCTTCCACGCCGTACTCGGTTCTCAGCCGGTCCACGATGATCTCCAGGTGCAGCTCTCCCATGCCGGAGAGCAGTTGCTGTCCGGACTCGGCATCCACGCCCACGTGCAACGAGGGATCCTCCGCCGCGAGCCGGGCGAGCCCCTCCTCCATGCGCTGCTGGTCCGCGCGCGAGGCGGCCTCCACGGCGAGCTGGATGACGGGCTCGGGGACGTGGAGCGACTCGAGGAGCACGGGGGACTCGGGGGAGCAGAGCGTGTCGCCGGTGCGCACGCCCTTGAGGTTGAGCGCGGCGCAGATGTCGCCCGCGTGCACCTCGTCCACCTCCTCGCGCTTGTTGGCATGCATGAACATGAGACGTCCCACGCGCTCGCGGCGCTGTTGACGGGTGTTGAGCACGGCCATGCCCGTGCGCAGCGTGCCCGAGTAGACGCGCAGGAACACGATGGTCCCCACGGCCTTGTCGTGCATGAGCTTGAAGACGAGCGCACTCACGGGCTCGTCCTCGGCGGACGCACGCAGGTCCGACGGCGCGGGCAGGTAGTTGACGATGGCGTCCAGCAACATGCGCACTCCCTTGTTCTTGAAGGCCGCCCCACCCAGCACGGGCACGAGCCTCCTCTGGAGCGTCCCCGAGCGCAGCGCGCGCTCCAGCTCCTCCTCGGTGATGTCGTCCCAACGCCCGTCCACGTACTTCTCCAGCAGCGTGCCGTCCTCCTCGGCGCACGCCTCGATGAGCCGCAGGCGCAGGGCCTCGGCCCACTCGCGCGAGGAAGCGGGGATGTCCTGTCCCTCGCGGGTCTCGCCGCCCTCCTCGTCGAAGAAGAAGGCGCGCATGCGGACCAGGTCGATGAGGCCGCGGAAGTCCGCGCCCTCGCCGATGGGCAGTTGCACCGGCACGGGCCGGGCCCCCAGCCGCTGACGGATGGAGTCCACGCACATGTCGAAGTCCGCGCCCACCTTGTCCATCTTGTTGATGAACGCGATGCGCGGCACGCCGTGGCGATCCGCCTGACGCCAGACCGTCTCGGACTGGGGCTCCACGCCCTGGCTGGCGTCGAACACGGCCACGGCCCCATCGAGCACGCGCAGCGAACGCTCCACCTCGATGGTGAAGTCCACGTGCCCCGGCGTGTCGATGATGTTGAGCCGATGGGCCTGGCCCGAGAAGGGCCCGCGCACGGGCGTCCAGGAGGCGGTGGTGGCCGCCGAGGTGATGGTGATGCCGCGCTGCTTCTCCTGCACCATCCAGTCCATCTCGGTGGAGCCGGTGTGCACCTCGCCCATGGCGTGGATGCGGCCGGTGAAGAAGAGGATGCGCTCGGTGAGCGTGGTCTTGCCCGCGTCGATGTGGGCCATGATGCCGATGTTGCGATAGCGCTCGATTCGGGTGTTGCGAGACATAAAGGTTTCCCGTTCCCGGCGGAGGAAGCCTCCGCGGGTTGAAGACAGACACTGGTTGGAAATGGAGGGAGCAGCGGACCCGGCGAGTGGACGCACGCATGCCCGGAGCGACCCCTCGGGGCGGCTCAGGACGACGTGCGGACACACGAGGGCCCGGCGGGATCAGGGGCGGAACTCAGACTCCAGGGCTCGCGGGAACCAGCCACCCGCACACCCGGAGCACCGAGTCCGCCTGATCAAATGTCGAGCAGCACCTTGTTGCGGGGGGCCAGACGCACGTCCACCGTCGGCGCGGAGACGCGCTCGGACGACACACCCAGGATGGTGGAGACGGGCTTCATGACCAGGACATATTGCAACAGCATCCCCGTTTGTCAATCCCGCGCGTGTCTGGAGTAGAAGTCCGGTGCGTGCCGGCCATCCGCCGCACGCACCGGAGTCTTCGCCCATGCACAAAGCCCTCGCCCTGCCCGCCCTCTGCCTCGCGCTCGCGAGCCCGGCCCACGCGCAGGAAGTCACCTACGAATACACCGACATGGAGACCTGTCCCCGCGTGGTCGAGAAGGTCGAGCTCAAGCCCGGGGAGGACGAGGCTCCAGAAGGAGATGATCCGCCCATCGAATGCAGGGGCCCTGGCGGCGAGTACTCGCTGGTGGAGTCCTACAACCTCTTTGACTACTTCCGGGACATCCGCATGAAGGGAGACCCCAACTTCTCCGTCTCCCTGCGTCCGTCGAAAGCGACGTGCCCGGCGGCCCGCTTCGGCCCCAAGCTGGAGTGGCGCATGAAAGGAGGAAAGCCCTTCGCGGTGATTCAGCGCGTGACGTGCTACGCGGTCGATGAGCGTGATGGCGTATCCAAGCACGGCAAGAAGCTGGGCGAGTACCTCGTGGTGAAGGGCCTCAAGGGTTACACGTCGATTGACGGCGAGGTGCCCACGAAGACGAAGGACGCGAACGACAAGGCCCGCGCCATCGCCGACGCGGGGCGCCAGAAACACTGAAGCTCCACGCGGGAGACGCGAGCACGTCCGCCTCGCTCGGTCTCCAGCTCGACGCCCCATGGGATGGATGCAAAGCCCCCTCTTTCTTCAATGACCAAAAGCACGAAAAATATCCGCGAGGGTGGTTGATGCAGTGAGATCACGAGATCCTGTCATGCTCTCGTCACAGAAGGTGGCGGGTTCGCCAGGGGGCAGAAGCTCACGGCACCACAGCGTGAAGTCGGCACAATCCTGAAGGTCTCCGATGAATGCGATGGAGCATCCCTCGCGATTGAGCGAGCCCGTGACTTCCCCATGAAGCATGGGGACACTGAACTCCAACACATGACTGCTCGCGGGATTTCGCACCTCCTTGAGGGTAGCCACTGGCCAGCGCGACCTCATCGACAGGGTAAATGCCGAGGCTGTGATGACCGCCTGCCGTTCGGTGATGACGAAGTAGTTCATGGAGATGTCCCCCGGGCGCGAATGACCTACTGCCGTCCTGATTGACGATCCCATGAGTACAGCAGCGCGAGCAGATCCGACGTGCACGCACCGGACACGCGCTCGAACGCAGGTGGAGGGAGCTCGGCGAGACGTTCGCGCTGGAAAGCAGGATCGGCTACCACATCCCGATGCTTCAGGTTGCGTGCGAAGGAGAGTGCATGGGGCATTTGCCGCAAGATGGCCTCGATGCAGTCATCCCGGGTCGCCCGTGCCATGCGCTCCGCCGCTGTCGCCAGGCGCTCGCGCACGGAGGTTTCTCCTCCTGGGCACCATGCATCCATGGCCCAGTCACAAGCCGCCCCCATCAGGTCCTCCAAGGTGAGCGGAGCACCAAGAGTCTTGAAGAGGTAGCGCGCCCCCTGGAGTGGCTCCCAGAAACGCAGCACCGCCAGGAGGCGCAATGCCGTGCGCTCAGCACTCACCGGGACCATGGCCGAAGTGGCGAAGTACAGCGCGCCCCAGGAGGTGTCGAGGAAGCGCGCCTCGTACGCATCTCTGGCGGGAAATGGGTTCTGCCCCTCCAGTGCTTCGGACAAACCGCTCATGACATGGGAAACCATGTGCAGCCGCCAGGCTGAGCGCTCGTGCTGTAGATCCGCTCCCTCGTGCGTCAGCACCACATCGCCGAGTGGGACCTCCAACATCCGAAGAGGAACAGGAAAAGAGCCGTCCTTCCCGTACAGCTCGCCACACCGAAGGCCCTCTTTCCGCGTCTTCTGCTGCACCGATGAGAAGGTGCCCTGCAGGAAGAACGGCAGTTGTAGTGAAGCATGCGGTCCGGGCGTCATGACGCGCGTCCTATCAAACCGGGTCATCAGCGAGAAAGAGGCATGCTCGCGGCGGCGGGCACTCGCGATGGGGTCGCAGCAGGTGTCGGTCGCGCTGGAAAAGGGACGATCTGTCCACCGCCCTGGTGCGGGGGCTGTTGAGTCCCTGGGCCCGAACTCATCCGGCCCAGAATCGCACTCGAGAAGAACCCCGTCGCGGCAGTGCCGACGACCTCAATGACGATGCCGACCACACCGCTCAAGGTAGCGAGCCTTTCGCGCCGGCTGACCAGTCCTTCCACGGCCTGTCCAACCCACCCACCGTACTGCCTCATCTCCTGTTCGGTGAGCACCACCCACTGCCCAGCATCATATGCCGCGACTTCGGACTCGAAGCGCTGCTGGCTACGAGTCCATCGGTACTGGACCACCCCTGGCTCGTTGGTCCGCCACTCCAGGCGCCAGATGTATTGCCCTCGCTCGAAACGTATCAGGACCTCGCCTTGGAACTCCGTTCCCCCCAAGAAGCTCGCTTCTGGAGAAACGGCCCGGTTCAGCACGGCCAGATAGATTTGCACTTCCTGTCGGCCTTCCAGGAGACCCTGCTCATTCCAGGGCTTGATCTCGAAGACATACAAAGCAGTGACATCGGTGATGTCCGGGCGGAGCTTGCGCTCATTCGGGAGCAGCCGGTACTTGTCCCCAAGCCTCGCTTCATCGAGGATGGCATCGATTGTCTTTGTATTATAGAATGCGCGATTCTGCGGGTAATGTACCCCGTACATATATGCAATCAGCCTGTGCGCGGCGTTGCCGAGGAAGAACTCCCAAGGCATTTCTGAGTTCGGATTGCGTCCAGGGACGTTGTAGCCCGCTGGCGGCGGACGGGAAGATTCGCCACCTGCCTCCGAGCCTTCGCTCATAGCCAGCAGAAGTCGCGGCGACGCAGCGGGTATCGATGAAGGAATGAAGTGTTCCCCCTCCACGATTCGGGCAGGAAGAAACTGAGTGCCAGAGGTCGTGGCACAGCCGACAAGCATCCACGCGAGAAGGAGGACCACCCAACAACACGCGGCCCGAAGCCTGATCAGACTCCTGATGCAGACACCCACGAACACCTCCCACTCCTCCGCCGGACAGGCGTGAAGGCAGGAAGCAGTAGAATCAGAGAGCCCATAGGGCACGCCAGAGGATTCCCAGGAAGCAACCGGCTCCCGGCCCGGGTGACGAACGGGTTCCTGCGGAGTTCCTCTGCGCTCACGGCCGGGCCGGTTTGACGCGGGGCGTGCCCTCCTCGTGTCCCTCGCGGCTGCGCGGGTGCTCGTCGCGCGAGTCCCGGACCACGCTCACTCCCCCCGAGTCCCGCAGCACCGTACGCCACGAGCCCTGGGGCGCCAGCACGTCCGCTTCGCTCGGCCCCCAGGTGCCCGGCTCGTACTCGTACACCCGGCTGCCATCGTCGAGAATGGGGTCCACCACCCGCCACGCCTCCTCCACGCTCTCCTGGCGCGCGAAGAGCGACACGTCCCCCCGCATCGCGTCCCCCAGCAGCCGCTCGTAGGGCTTCACCACCACCTCGGGCAGCTCCCTCGCCACCAGGTCCACGTCCTCGCCCTCCATCGTGCTGCCCGGCTTCTTCGCCCTCGCCCCGAGCGAGATGCGCACGTCGGGGCCCAGCCGGAAGCGCACGAAGTTGGGCGACGCCTGCGTCGGCTCCTCGAAGATCGGCCGCGGCGGGTGGTTGAGCTCGACGAAGACCTCGGTCGCGTCGGTGGGCAGGCACTTGCCGGCGCGGATGAAGAAGGGCACGTCCGCCCATCTCCACGAGTCGATGAACAGCCGCACCGCGGCGAACGTCTCCACATTGGACGTGGGTGACACCCCGGGCACCTGCCGGTAGCCGCGGAACTGGCCCCGCACCACGCTGTCCGGCGTGAGCGAGCGCATCGCCTTGAAGACCCGCGCCTTCTCGTCGCGCAGCGCCTCCGCGGACGAGCAGAAGGGCGCGTCCATGGCGAGCAGCGCGACGATCTGCAGCAGGTGGTTCTGCAACACGTCCCGGATGGCGCCCACCTCGTCGTAGAAAGCCCCACGGCCCTTGATGCCGAAGCTCTCCGCGAGCGTCACCTGCACGCTGCGCACGTGCTGCCGGTTCCAGATGGGCTCCAGGAAGACGTTGGCGAAGCGGAAGAACAGCAGGTTCTGCACCGGCTCCTTCCCGAGGAAATGGTCGATCCGGAAGATGGAGGACTCGGGCAGGTAGCGCAGCAGCGTCGCGTTGAGCTCGCGCGCCGAGGCCAGATCGCGCCCGAAGGGCTTCTCCACCACCACGCGTGCCTCCTGGAGGCAGCTCGACTTCGACAGCCCCTCCACCACCGTGCCGAACATGCTCGGGGGGATGGCCAGGTAGTGCAGCGGACGCTGGGCCTTGCCGAGCGCCTCGCGCACCAGGGCGAAGGTCTTGGGGTCTCGATAATCCCCATCCACGTAGCGCAGGAGCTGGCACAGGCGCTCGAGCGAGGCCGGATCGTCCTGGCCATGCGCCTGGATGCTCTCTCGGGCACGCTGCCGCAGCCGCTCCAGGTTCCAGTCCGCCTTGGCCACGCCGATGATGGGCACGGACAGGTTCTCGCGCGCCACCAGCGCCTGGAGCGCGGGGAAGATCTGCTTGAAGGCGAGGTCTCCGGTGGCGCCGAAGAACACGAGGGCATCGGACAAGGGCTGAGCGGCCATGACTCACCCGCCTCCTTTCTTCTCCAGGTGGCCACCGAAGGCGAAGCGCATGGCGGACTGGACCTTGTTGGCGAAGTCCGCCTCCCCCTGGCTGGTGAAGCGCGAATAGAGGGCACTGGCGAGCACCGGCGTGGGCACGCCCTCGTCGATGGCGGCCTGCTGCGTCCACCGCCCCTCTCCCGAGTCGGACACGCGGCCGGAGAAGTCACTCAGCTCGGGATTCTTGCCCAGCGCCTGGGCCGTCAGGTCGAGCAGCCACGAGCCGATGACGCTGCCGCGCCGCCACACCTCGACCACGTCGGGCAGGTGGAAGTCGTACAGATAGGCGCCGGGCTCGCGCAGCGGGGCGGTCTCCGCGTCGGCCTTGGGGGGATGGCGGCCCACGTTGGCGTGGTGGAGCACGGCGAGCCCCTCGGCGTAGGCGGCCATGAGGCCGTACTCGATGCCGTTGTGCACCATCTTCACGAAGTGGCCCGCCCCATTGGGACCACAGTGCAGCCAGCCCTGCTCCGCGGAGGACGGGGGGCCCTCGCGGCCCGGCGTGCGGGGCGCGGAGGCGACTCCCGGGGCCAGCGCGGAGAAGACGGACTGCAACCGGTGCACGGGGCCCGGCTCGCCACCAATCATCAGGCAGTACCCCCGCTCCTGGCCCCACACCCCGCCGCTCACGCCCACGTCCACGTAGTGCAGGTCCCTCGCTCGCAGCTCCGCCGCCCGGCGCAGGTCATCCCGGTAATGGGAATTGCCACCCTCGATGATCGTGTCTCCCGGCTCGAGCAGGGCCGCCAGGTCGCGCAGCGTGCTGTCCACCACGCCCGCGGGCAGCATCAGCCACACCGAGCGCGGCGCGGGAAGCTGGCGCACCAGTTCCTTCAGGGAGGAGGCCCCCACGGCGCCGTCGCGCTGGAGCCATTCCACGCTCTCGCGGCGCACGTCGTGCACGACGCAGCGGTGTCCCGCCCCGAGCAGCCGACGCACCATCGAGGAGCCCATCCGGCCCAGCCCGATCATTCCCAATTCCATCGCAGTCCTCCCCGCTTCCAGGCCGCCCGGACGCTCACCGTCTGACGGGTGCTGTCCTTCACACTGCACACGCGGCGGCCTCCTGGCAGGACGCTCATCGGACCCGGGTCCAGGCAGGCAGGCGATCCGCGCATCCGCGTTGCCAGGGGCCCGACGGCAACCAAGCTTGAAGCCAATGTCTTGGCTCATCGAGGACTACGCCCTCATCGGAGATACGCAGACAGCGGCGCTGGTGGGCCGGGACGGCTCCATCGACTGGCTGTGTCTGCCCCGTTTCGACTCGGGCGCGTGCTTCGCGGCCCTGCTGGGGCATCCCGAGCATGGCCGTTGGAAGCTCGCGCCCGCGGGCCGCCGGGTACCCCGGGTGCGGCGGCGCTACCGTCCGGACAGCCTCGTGCTGGAGACGGAGTTCACCACGCCGGAGGGGGTGGTGCGGGTGGTGGACCTCATGCCGCCGCGCGACCGCACTCCGGATGTCGTCCGCGTGGTGGAGGGCGTGCGGGGCCGGGTGCCCATGCACATGCAGCTCGTCATCCGCTTCGACTATGGCTCGGTGGTGCCCTGGGTGACGCGCGAGGCGGGCGAGTGGCGCGCGGTGGCGGGCCCGGACGCGCTCAGCCTCTACACGCCCGTGGCGGTGCACGGCCACCACCTCACCACCGTGGCGGACTTCACCGTCTCCGAGGGTCAGCGCATCCCCTTCGTCCTGCGCTGGCACCCCTCGCACGAGCCCGCGCCCACGCCCCTGGATGGCCTGGAGGCGCTCGCGGACACCGAGGACTGGTGGAGGGAATGGTTCAGCCACTGCACCTACCAGGGAGCCTGGAGCGAGGCGGTGCGCACGTCGCTGATGACGCTCAAGGCGCTCACCTACGCGCCCACGGGGGGAATCGTCGCGGCGGCCACCACGTCGCTGCCCGAGCGGCTCGGCGGTCAGCGCAACTGGGACTACCGCTTCTGCTGGCTGCGCGACGCCACCTTCACCCTGTATGCGCTGTCGCTCGGGGGCTTCCGGGAGGAGGCCGAGGCGTGGCGCTCCTGGCTCATGCGCTCGGTGGCGGGCGATGCGTCCAAGCTGCAGATCATGTACGGCGTGGGCGGTGAGCGGCGGCTCCCGGAACTGAACCTGGGCTGGCTGCCGGGCTATGGGCACTCGCGGCCGGTGCGCGTGGGCAACGCCGCGGTCAGTCAGCTCCAGTTGGATGTCTATGGCGAGGTGATGGACGCGATCCACCAGGCGCACCGCATGGAGCTGAGAGATGACCCGCGCTCCTGGGACGTGGCGCTCGTGCTCATGGACTTCCTCGAGTCTGGCTGGAAGCAGCCCGACTCGGGCCTGTGGGAGGTGCGCGGGCCTCCCCAGCACTTCACCTACTCGAAGGTGATGGCGTGGGTGGCGTTCGATCGCGCGGTGAAGACGGTGGAGCGCTACGGCATGGAGGGGCCGGTGGAGCACTGGCGCGAGGTGCGCGACGCCATCCACCGCGAGGTGTGCCAGCGCGCCTACGACCCGAAGCGGCGCACCTTCACGCAGGCCTACGGCTCGGACAACCTGGACGCGAGCCTGCTGCTGCTGCCCCTGGTGGGCTTCGTGTCACCGAGGGATCCGCGCATGGTGGGCACCGTGCGGGCCATCGAGCAGGAGCTCATGTACCGGGGGCTCGTGCGGCGCTACCACACCCACGAGACGGATGACGGACTGCCGCCGGGGGAAGGACTCTTCCTCGCCTGTTCCTTCTGGCTCGCGGACAACTACGTCCTGCAGGGCCGCAGGAGGGAGGCGGAGGCGCTCTTCGAGCGGTTGCTCGGGCTGCGCAACGACGTGGGGCTGCTGGCCGAGGAGTATGAGCCCTCGTTGCAGCGCCAGCTCGGCAACTACCCCCAGGCCTTCTCGCACGTGGGGCTCGTCAACACGGCGTTCAACCTCGAGAGCCACCGCATCGGCCCCGCGCTGCACCGGCGCGAGAATCACGTCGGGGAGCCGGAGGCCGAGGCCCCCGCCCCGTGAAGCCCCGGCTCAGAGCCGGAAGGGCACGGCGTGCACGGGGGGCCAGAGCACGCGGGGCTCGCCCTCCTCGGGGGCGGTGGCGAAGATGGCGCCCTCGAGCAGCTCCTCGCTCTCGAGCGCCTCGCGCAGGGTGCTCAGGGCGATGTCCACGTCCATGACGCGGAAGAAGATGTTCATGCGTCCGGGCTGGGACTCGGCGCCCTCGACCTCGCCGTTGCCCGTCCAGCCGAGCGTGTCGGAGATGACGGACTCGACGGTGTGGCGCTTCTCGAAGTCCTGGCCACTGCCCTTGCCGTGCAGGGCGTACTGGACGACGAGCGGCGTCATGGCATCGAGTTCGGGCTCGTCATAGCCCGCGTCCACGAGGGGCTCGGCCTGCTGGGCGATGACCATGTCCGGATCCTCGTCGGCGGGCAGGGGCAACACCTTCTCCTCGCCCGTCTGTCCGACGATGCCCCAGTGCACGGTGACCGACTCCTCATGCACCCAGGCTTCCCAGTAGCGCAGGGTGTCGCCTTCCTTCTTGTAGAGCCTCAGCACGGGCGCACTCTACACGCCCGGCGCATCAGAAGGCGCGGCCCTGTCCGCCATCGACGGGGAGGGTGGCGCCCGTCACCCAGCGTGCGCCCGCCGAGCACAGGAAGACGACCACGTCGGCCACCTCCTCGGGGGTGCCGAAGCGGCCCCAGGGCAGCTCCTCGCGAACCATCTTCTCCACCTTCTCCGGGTTGGCCTGACGGCGGCGATCCCAGCTCCCGCCGGGGAAGAGGATGGCGCCCGGGGCCACGCCGTTGACGCGGATGCGGTGGCGCGCCAGGTCCACGGCCATCTCCTTGGTGAGCGCGGTGACGGCCGCCTTGGCCGCGGTGTAGGGGGCGCTGGTGGCGTACTCGCGGCCGAAGATGGAGTTGATGTGCACGATGCAGCCGCCGCCCTGGGCCTTCATCCGGGCCACGGCGTGCTGGCTGCACCACACGGTCGCGAGCAGGTTGCTGTCCAGCACGTCCTTCCACTGTCCGGCCGTGGCCACGTCGAAGGAGCCCGCGCCCCCGCTGCCGCCCACGTTGTTCACCAGGATGTCGAGCGAGCCGAACGCCCGCACGGCCGCGTCCACCGCCGCCTGGGCCCCGTCGGGGGTGGCCACGTCCCCCGCGATGGAGGCCACCTCGGCGCCGGAGGCACGCAGCTCCGCCGCCACCGCCTCCAGCCCCGGGGCTCCTCGAGCGCTCAGACAGACACGGACGCCCTCTCGTGCCAGGGACAGGGCGATGGCCCGTCCGATTCCCCGACTGCTGCCCGTGACGAGCGCGCTCTTGCCCTTGAGTTCCAGCTCCATGGAGGCGCGTTCTACACCGGCACGGGCCCGGGGGATGCGCTTTCACTTCTTGCGCGTGGCCTCGAGGATCTTCACGGACGGGGTGAGCTGCTGACCCCGGGCGGGGGCCTGCTGGATGGCGCGCACCACGTCCATGCCCCGCACCACCCGGCCAAAGGCCCCGAACCCCTGCCCATCCGGGTTGCGCTTGCCACCGAAATCCAGCTCGGGCTGATCGCCAATGCAGATGAAGAAGTCGGACACCGCCGAGTCGGGCGTGTCCCGGGCCATGGAGACCGTGCCGTCCTTGTGCCGCAGGCCGGTGACGCTCGTGCGCTCCAGGGCGATGGGGGCGCGCAGCTCGGCCTTGCGGGATGGATCGGCGCCACCCTGGATGACCTCGATCTTCACCGGGTTGTTCGGCTGGTTGCCGGGCGTCACGGTGCGGTGGAACACCCCGCCCTTGAACAGCCCCGAGTCCACGTAGCCGAGGAAGTTGCGCACGGTGGTGGGAGCATGGGCCTCGTCGAGTTCCAGCTCGATCTCTCCCTTCTCCGTGCGCAGCACCACGTTCACCTTGCCCGCGGGCGCGGGAGGAGCCTTCTCCTTCTTCGGCGGATCGGCGAGGGAAGCGGAGGCGAGCAGCACCAGGACGGCACAGCACGAGGACACAATCGACTTCATCGGCATCTCCAGGTCACGAGGGAACCCGGAGGGCAGTGAAGCGCGGTGGCCCCTCGCGAGGGAAGGGCCGTGCTTCCGCTCAAGGCGCCTTGCCCGGCAGCGGCGCGACCACCGGCACCGGGGGAGCGTCACCGGGGGACGGCGAGTCCGGACCCGCGCCGCCGATGGCCCGCTGGGAGCCCTCGTCCTTGGGCTGCTTGAGGGGCACGCCCACGTATTGGACGTTGTCGTTGTTGTCGATGGCGAAGCGCACGAGCGCGCGCAGCACGCGGTTGCGCTTCACGTTGCCCACCACCTGCCGCAGGTCCTCGTACACGGTGGGGTCGGTGATGATGCCGCCCAGAGAGCCCTCGCCGCGAGCGACCATGGAGGTGATCTGCTTGATGTCGGCGGCGGCGCTGCCCAGGTCGGCGAGCATGCCGCCCGCGCTGCCGTACACGAGCTGGTGCACGGCGCCATCGGGGTTCTTCTTCGCGTCCTCGAGCAACCCGGCGAGCTGGCCCGCGGCGGAGCCCAGCTCCTTGAGGGCGTTGGCGCCGTCCTGGCCGTAGATGAGGGCGTGGGCGGTGCCGTTGCCATGCTCCACCTCGCCGAGCAGGGACTCGACGTGGGCCACGGCCTTGTCCATGCGCATGGCGGTCTGGGAGGCATTGGCCACGAGCGCGCGCACGTCGCGGCCGGTCTGCTCGTCATAGATGAGGGCGTGCAGGGTGCCGTTGCCCTTCTCGATCTCCTCGAGCATCAGGCGCAGGCTGCGCACGCCCGCGGCCACGTCCTGGGCCATCTTGGGGTCGGCGTACACGGTGACCGCCTTGCGCAGCTCGCCGCTCACGGCCACGGCGTCATCGAGCACCTTGCTCGCGCTGCGCATCATCGCGCTCACGTCCCCGCTGGTCTCGGAGGGAATCTCACCGCCCTCGGGCACCTCGGGCTGGTCCAGGGAGCCGAGCGAGATGTCCACGGCCTTGTCCCCGAGCACGCCGAGGCTCGACAGGCGGGCGACGGAGTCGGCGCGCACGCGCTGGGCGTACTCGGTGCTCAGGCGCAGGCGCACCTCCATGCGCTTCTCGCCGGGCTT
Above is a window of Cystobacter fuscus DNA encoding:
- a CDS encoding HdeD family acid-resistance protein; translation: MATPDSSPETSPRRHPWSPSALWTGPFVMGMLVILLGMLALGSVTLTSLLSVFFYGAVLMVAGVLEIVHGLRNRDTGPFLLFVLGGLLSFLVGGFLLTQPDAGLVSLTLLLAAYFFASGFFRVITASMDRHPGWGWDFAQGAVSVMLGALIFSRMPSASLWVLGVVVGVELLTRGLSLLAGALVVRGLMRRTPEG
- the fusA gene encoding elongation factor G, which translates into the protein MSRNTRIERYRNIGIMAHIDAGKTTLTERILFFTGRIHAMGEVHTGSTEMDWMVQEKQRGITITSAATTASWTPVRGPFSGQAHRLNIIDTPGHVDFTIEVERSLRVLDGAVAVFDASQGVEPQSETVWRQADRHGVPRIAFINKMDKVGADFDMCVDSIRQRLGARPVPVQLPIGEGADFRGLIDLVRMRAFFFDEEGGETREGQDIPASSREWAEALRLRLIEACAEEDGTLLEKYVDGRWDDITEEELERALRSGTLQRRLVPVLGGAAFKNKGVRMLLDAIVNYLPAPSDLRASAEDEPVSALVFKLMHDKAVGTIVFLRVYSGTLRTGMAVLNTRQQRRERVGRLMFMHANKREEVDEVHAGDICAALNLKGVRTGDTLCSPESPVLLESLHVPEPVIQLAVEAASRADQQRMEEGLARLAAEDPSLHVGVDAESGQQLLSGMGELHLEIIVDRLRTEYGVEARVGQPKVAWRETLRRRVRQEYRHVRQSGGPGQYAHVVLEVGPAPRGAGLVFVDDTHGGVIPREFIPAIEKGVEGAMRRGVLSGHPVVDVEVRLLDGSTHVRDSTPQAFMMAGSLAFQEAARHAGVQLLEPVMDVEVTTPEEFLGDVLGDVSSRRGRVVGMEGHGTTRSVSARVPMANLFGYVTSLRGRTQGRASASLRLSAYEPVPDALQDSVLAAQA
- the zwf gene encoding glucose-6-phosphate dehydrogenase, whose product is MAAQPLSDALVFFGATGDLAFKQIFPALQALVARENLSVPIIGVAKADWNLERLRQRARESIQAHGQDDPASLERLCQLLRYVDGDYRDPKTFALVREALGKAQRPLHYLAIPPSMFGTVVEGLSKSSCLQEARVVVEKPFGRDLASARELNATLLRYLPESSIFRIDHFLGKEPVQNLLFFRFANVFLEPIWNRQHVRSVQVTLAESFGIKGRGAFYDEVGAIRDVLQNHLLQIVALLAMDAPFCSSAEALRDEKARVFKAMRSLTPDSVVRGQFRGYRQVPGVSPTSNVETFAAVRLFIDSWRWADVPFFIRAGKCLPTDATEVFVELNHPPRPIFEEPTQASPNFVRFRLGPDVRISLGARAKKPGSTMEGEDVDLVARELPEVVVKPYERLLGDAMRGDVSLFARQESVEEAWRVVDPILDDGSRVYEYEPGTWGPSEADVLAPQGSWRTVLRDSGGVSVVRDSRDEHPRSREGHEEGTPRVKPARP
- the gnd gene encoding phosphogluconate dehydrogenase (NAD(+)-dependent, decarboxylating), with amino-acid sequence MELGMIGLGRMGSSMVRRLLGAGHRCVVHDVRRESVEWLQRDGAVGASSLKELVRQLPAPRSVWLMLPAGVVDSTLRDLAALLEPGDTIIEGGNSHYRDDLRRAAELRARDLHYVDVGVSGGVWGQERGYCLMIGGEPGPVHRLQSVFSALAPGVASAPRTPGREGPPSSAEQGWLHCGPNGAGHFVKMVHNGIEYGLMAAYAEGLAVLHHANVGRHPPKADAETAPLREPGAYLYDFHLPDVVEVWRRGSVIGSWLLDLTAQALGKNPELSDFSGRVSDSGEGRWTQQAAIDEGVPTPVLASALYSRFTSQGEADFANKVQSAMRFAFGGHLEKKGGG